The following are from one region of the Salvia hispanica cultivar TCC Black 2014 chromosome 1, UniMelb_Shisp_WGS_1.0, whole genome shotgun sequence genome:
- the LOC125202710 gene encoding uncharacterized protein LOC125202710 → MEMESTRRSFDRSLSKEPGPKKPRLTEDSAAADRITNGRAGFVQRPAVGGGPRTQRDRDSESSDSMRGGFHHQTGAQLHQELVTQYKTALAELTFNSKPIITNLTIIAGESLPAAKAIAATICNNIIEVPSDQKLPSLYLLDSIVKNIGRDYIKFFASRLPEVFCKAYRQVDPSIHQGMRHLFGTWKGVFPPQSLQLIERELGFTSAANVSAASRTESQAQRPAHSIHVNPKYLEARQRLQTSRSIQQHQRDQVNNPVREKSSGIEFADDYGSGVLGRSGLGSGRMTEHLKDPGYDRPWDESDSDLIGMGHQKNGFGLKHGLESYVAHESVNFDSDLQSKKNISSRNTNGMRENWKDSEEEEYTWSEMNSRHTVADAPTKNQWAPANYDRVDFESHLPGHQNIHDIGPRDEDELSIDSISMDRSQVASGAQVPLWSQKLHPPEGSTHLGSGKTLSAQSEGYATGLNSTKSTMGKTHSQSQLGQTHIGMPSFKFPMNETPLSKASMSQERQTLAPSSSARSLVHQRPPSPSVASHGQNQFLNNSSERNPTATGPPKDPRRRPGQKNTNYPDQVSEDPPMPTRGVYQASTQKPQPTNLRSTSTMAPPTQQRKHAPAARPRSVEVSQFETSAPEHRMLPSQISGSGSRSTMGNSSSDQSNPFTVDSPGKSITSSLTGSLNNPISSQETSPGSSVKMPSAVNSTSNPFSSLLSSLVAKGLISSSKSDPVLSTSPKPDLPMDKVPETAKPSSAPVCSVPVTLSKPFMSVSDKPSSSEATLNAPSTEKIKHLIGFDFKPDVVRKFHPDVISDLLCNLPHLCTICGLKLKFQEQLDKHMEWHASKVPEDDPLSKMSRSWYTDVVDWVSGVGNSHLESSPLDIGGSGDILESNEPLVPADESQCACILCGELFEDFYDQENDEWMFKGALYLTIPSLNEGLGATSDTLVLSPIVHSDCISEDTMNDLGLAYDVKMEKE, encoded by the exons ATGGAAATGGAGAGCACACGAAGATCGTTCGACAGATCTCTTTCGAAAGAGCCGGGACCGAAGAAACCTAGGCTTACAGAGGACTCTGCTGCAGCGGATCGAATCACCAATGGCCGTGCCGGATTTGTCCAACGTCCTGCTGTTGGCGGAGGCCCGAGGACCCAGAGGGACCGAGACTCGGAGAGTAGCGATTCTATGCGGGGGGGATTTCATCACCAGACAGGGGCGCAGTTACATCAGGAACTGGTGACTCAGTACAAGACCGCATTGGCTGAGCTGACTTTCAATTCGAAGCCCATAATAACCAACCTGACAATTATTGCCGGAGAGAGTTTGCCTGCTGCCAAGGCCATTGCAGCTACTATCTGCAACAATATTATTGAG GTTCCTAGCGATCAAAAACTGCCTTCTCTGTATCTATTAGACAGCATTGTGAAAAACATTGGGAGAGATTACATAAAATTCTTCGCTTCCAGATTACCGGAG GTCTTTTGTAAGGCATATAGACAGGTTGATCCTTCAATACACCAAGGTATGCGGCACCTCTTTGGGACCTGGAAGGGAGTCTTCCCCCCACAGTCGCTTCAGCTGATTGAGAGGGAACTTGGATTCACCTCTGCAGCTAATGTATCAGCAGCCTCTAGAACTGAATCACAAGCCCAACGTCCTGCACATAGCATTCATGTAAACCCTAAGTATTTGGAGGCAAGGCAGCGACTGCAAACCAGCAGG TCTATCCAGCAACATCAAAGAGATCAAGTAAATAATCCAGTTCGTGAGAAAAGTTCTGGTATAGAATTTGCAGATGACTATGGTTCTGGTGTCTTGGGGCGATCAGGCTTGGGAAGTGGAAGGATGACAGAACACCTTAAAGATCCTGGATATGACAGGCCCTGGGATGAATCAGACAGTGATTTGATTGGGATGGGACATCAAAAGAATGGTTTTGGTCTGAAACATGGATTAGAAAGCTATGTTGCCCATGAATCTGTAAATTTTGACTCAGATCTACAgtctaagaaaaatatatccaGTAGGAACACAAATGGGATGAGGGAGAACTGGAAAGACTCTGAGGAGGAGGAGTATACCTGGAGTGAGATGAACTCTAGACATACTGTAGCTGATGCTCCAACTAAAAATCAATGGGCACCAGCCAATTATGATAGAGTG GATTTTGAAAGCCATCTCCCAGGACATCAAAATATACATGATATTGGGCCAAGGGATGAAGATGAACTCTCAATTGATTCCATCTCTATGGATCGCAGCCAAGTGGCTTCGGGGGCTCAAGTGCCATTGTGGTCACAAAAGCTGCATCCACCAGAAGGGAGTACACATTTAGGGAGTGGTAAAACCTTATCAGCTCAGTCTGAGGGATATGCAACTGGGTTGAATAGCACCAAAAGTACAATGGGCAAGACCCATTCTCAGTCACAGCTCGGTCAAACTCATATTGGAATGCCAAGCTTTAAGTTCCCAATGAATGAAACACCTTTGTCGAAAGCATCAATGAGTCAAGAGCGGCAGACCCTTGCCCCTTCATCCTCAGCACGATCATTAGTGCATCAACGTCCTCCGTCACCTTCTGTTGCTTCTCACGGCCAGAATCAATTTCTAAACAATTCTTCTGAGCGCAACCCCACAGCTACAGGTCCTCCTAAAGATCCTAGAAGGCGTCCAGGGCAAAAGAACACGAACTATCCTGACCAAGTTTCAGAGGATCCTCCTATGCCAACTCGGGGAGTTTATCAGGCCAGCACACAGAAGCCGCAACCTACAAATCTACGGTCTACGTCCACTATGGCACCTCCGACTCAACAAAGGAAACATGCTCCTGCTGCTCGACCAAGGAGTGTTGAAGTCTCTCAATTTGAGACTTCTGCTCCTGAACACCGCATGCTACCATCACAAATTTCAGGCTCTGGAAGCCGCTCGACGATGGGGAATTCGTCTTCTGACCAATCAAATCCTTTTACTGTTGATTCCCCTGGAAAATCCATTACTAGTTCACTAACAGGAAGCTTAAATAACCCTATTAGTTCTCAAGAAACCAGTCCCGGTTCATCTGTGAAGATGCCAAGTGCAGTTAATTCCACCTCAAATCCTTTTTCCAGTCTCTTAAGCTCATTGGTTGCAAAAGGCCTGATATCTTCTTCGAAGTCTGATCCAGTGTTGTCTACATCACCTAAACCTGATCTACCTATGGACAAAGTTCCGGAGACTGCAAAACCTAGTTCAGCTCCAGTTTGTTCTGTTCCAGTCACATTGTCAAAACCTTTTATGTCTGTGAGTGACAAGCCATCTTCATCTGAGGCTACGCTTAATGCCCCCTCAACAGAGAAGATAAAACATCTTATTGGTTTTGACTTCAAGCCAGATGTAGTCCGTAAGTTCCATCCAGATGTGATTAGTGATCTTCTCTGTAATCTTCCACATCTTTGTACCATATGTGGTcttaaactaaaatttcaagaacAGCTTGACAAACACATGGAATGGCATGCATCAAAGGTTCCTGAGGATGACCCCTTGAGCAAGATGTCAAGGAGTTGGTACACAGATGTAGTTGATTGGGTTTCAGGAGTTGGTAATTCTCATCTTGAAAGTAGTCCTTTGGATATAGGAGGTTCAGGTGATATACTAGAAAGTAATGAGCCATTGGTCCCAGCAGATGAGAGTCAATGTGCATGTATATTGTGTGGTGAGCTGTTTGAAGATTTCTACGATCAAGAAAACGATGAATGGATGTTTAAAGGAGCTCTTTACTTAACCATCCCATCCCTGAATGAGGGACTTGGAGCTACAAGTGATACTTTGGTTCTTAGTCCGATAGTCCATTCTGACTGTATATCAGAAGACACTATGAATGACTTGGGGCTAGCTTATGATGTCAAAATG GAAAAGGAATAA
- the LOC125201875 gene encoding trihelix transcription factor PTL-like → MDDQYGMGDLRRYIDARPHFPAISQQPDFPSCHRSSYPYDMLVFRQSDSTGIAPSADGAALISFDGGMASGGGDGGAGRWPRQETLTLLEIRSRLDPKFKEANQKTPLWDEVSRIMWQEHGYQRSSKKCREKFENLYKYYKKTKEGKAGRQDGKHYRFFRQLEALYGTNNSSSSASHFHSNFPSTNDQEPYPDSSLPDSCDCDATSSQCTDSNAEDARMKKRRGKMRLKAEIEASIEAQMRSMMEKQEAWMEKMTRAIEGKEQERLVREEQWRRQDAARIDGEHKMWAKEKAWIEARDATLMEAFNKLAAREIQAPGSGMEENGISEELAWDHVINDYLIKCSSSRKKKESNSYDQINGNAADAAANDGLFRYFIGDYDPSQRN, encoded by the exons ATGGATGATCAATACGGGATGGGAGATCTGCGCCGCTACATCGACGCCCGGCCTCACTTTCCGGCAATTTCTCAGCAGCCGGATTTCCCCTCCTGCCATCGCTCCTCTTATCCCTACGATATGCTCGTCTTTCGGCAGTCGGATTCCACTGGCATCGCACCTTCAGCTGACGGCGCAGCTCTTATCAGCTTCGATGGCGGTATGGCCAGCGGCGGCGGAGACGGCGGCGCAGGGCGGTGGCCGAGGCAAGAAACGCTGACGCTTCTTGAGATCAGATCAAGGCTTGATCCCAAGTTCAAGGAAGCCAATCAGAAAACCCCCTTGTGGGATGAGGTCTCTAG GATTATGTGGCAAGAACATGGATATCAGAGGAGTAGCAAGAAATGCAGAGAAAAATTCGAGAATCTATACAAGTATTACAAGAAGACCAAAGAAGGCAAAGCCGGCAGACAAGACGGCAAACACTACAGATTCTTCCGACAGCTCGAAGCCCTCTACGGCACCAACAACTCCTCATCATCAGCTTCTCATTTTCACAGCAATTTTCCAAGCACCAACGATCAAGAACCCTATCCCGACAGCAGCCTCCCAGACTCGTGCGACTGCGACGCCACATCATCGCAGTGCACGGATTCGAACGCGGAGGATGCGAggatgaagaagaggagagGGAAGATGAGGCTGAAGGCGGAGATCGAGGCGTCGATTGAGGCGCAAATGAGGAGCATGATGGAGAAGCAGGAGGCGTGGATGGAGAAGATGACGAGAGCCATCGAGGGGAAGGAGCAGGAGCGGCTCGTGAGGGAGGAGCAGTGGCGCCGGCAAGACGCTGCCAGGATAGACGGAGAGCACAAGATGTGGGCTAAGGAGAAGGCATGGATCGAGGCGCGCGACGCGACCCTCATGGAGGCCTTCAATAAATTGGCAGCAAGGGAGATTCAGGCACCGGGGAGCGGGATGGAAGAAAATGGAATATCGGAGGAGTTGGCGTGGGATCATGTGATTAATGATTATCTCATCAaatgcagcagcagcaggaagaagaaggagagtAATTCTTATGATCAGATTAATGGGAATGCTGCTGATGCTGCTGCAAATGATGGCCTTTTTAGGTACTTCATTGGAGATTATGATCCTTCtcaaagaaattaa